The following are from one region of the Moritella sp. 24 genome:
- the tusC gene encoding sulfurtransferase complex subunit TusC, with product MLRAAFITRQVPHGTSLARETQDAILATSALTEDLSVFFIGDGVYQLVSKQKPQGIACRDFAPTFGMFELYDIENVYVCADSLLERGISDVELIIDAERLPQSEINQRIRQHAIILNF from the coding sequence ATGTTGAGAGCCGCATTTATTACTCGTCAAGTTCCTCATGGGACGAGCCTCGCGAGAGAAACACAAGATGCTATCCTGGCAACATCCGCCCTTACTGAAGATTTAAGCGTCTTTTTTATTGGTGATGGTGTTTATCAATTGGTGAGTAAACAAAAGCCTCAGGGGATCGCGTGTCGCGACTTTGCGCCAACATTTGGTATGTTTGAGCTATATGATATCGAAAATGTTTATGTATGTGCTGATTCGCTCCTAGAGCGTGGTATAAGCGACGTCGAGTTGATTATTGACGCAGAGCGCTTGCCACAGTCTGAAATTAATCAGCGTATACGTCAGCATGCTATTATTTTGAATTTTTGA
- the pyrB gene encoding aspartate carbamoyltransferase has protein sequence MVNPLFRKHIVSINDISRSELELIVKTAAQLKKNPQPELLKNKVIASCFFEASTRTRLSFETAIQRLGGTVIGFDNAGNTSLAKKGETLADSISVISSYADAFVMRHPQEGAARLASEFSNVPVINGGDGSNQHPTQTLLDLFSIYETQGRLDNLNIAFVGDLKYGRTVHSLAQALAKFTGCKFHFISPSALAMPEYICDELDEHNVSYACYDSIEEVVPEIDVLYMTRVQKERFDETEYQHMKAGFILSASTLKNAKDNLKVLHPLPRVDEITVDVDKTPYAYYFQQAENGVYAREALLALVLNETIEG, from the coding sequence ATGGTCAATCCGTTATTTAGAAAACATATCGTCTCTATTAATGATATCTCGCGCAGTGAATTAGAACTTATTGTTAAAACAGCCGCACAATTAAAGAAAAATCCTCAGCCCGAACTATTAAAAAACAAAGTAATTGCGAGTTGCTTTTTTGAAGCATCAACTCGTACAAGGCTTTCATTTGAGACTGCTATTCAGCGCTTAGGTGGCACCGTGATTGGGTTTGATAATGCAGGGAATACATCGCTCGCTAAAAAAGGTGAGACACTTGCAGATTCGATCAGTGTTATTTCAAGTTACGCAGATGCCTTTGTTATGCGTCATCCTCAAGAAGGTGCTGCAAGATTAGCATCTGAATTTTCTAATGTGCCTGTTATCAATGGCGGTGATGGTTCTAACCAACACCCTACTCAAACACTGTTGGATTTGTTTTCAATCTACGAAACACAGGGCCGTTTAGATAATTTAAATATCGCATTTGTAGGTGACCTAAAGTATGGCCGAACAGTACATTCTTTAGCGCAAGCGCTTGCTAAATTTACTGGTTGTAAATTCCATTTCATTTCTCCAAGCGCGTTAGCAATGCCTGAATATATCTGCGACGAACTTGATGAGCATAATGTAAGTTATGCTTGCTATGACTCTATTGAAGAAGTTGTACCTGAAATTGACGTGCTATATATGACCCGAGTACAAAAAGAGCGTTTTGATGAGACTGAATATCAGCACATGAAAGCTGGCTTCATTTTATCTGCAAGTACATTAAAAAATGCGAAAGATAATTTAAAAGTACTTCACCCATTACCGCGTGTTGATGAGATCACTGTTGATGTAGATAAGACGCCTTATGCTTATTATTTCCAACAAGCTGAAAATGGTGTCTATGCACGAGAAGCATTACTTGCACTTGTACTAAACGAAACAATCGAAGGATAA
- the rpsG gene encoding 30S ribosomal protein S7 translates to MPRRRVVAKREILADPKFGSEILAKFINIVMVDGKKSTSEAIVYGALETIATKSEDKTHLELFEIALDNVRPSVEVKSRRVGGSTYQVPVEVRPSRRNALAMRWLVEAARKRGEKSMAARLAGELFDAAENKGSAVKKREDVHRMADANKAFAHYRW, encoded by the coding sequence ATGCCAAGACGTCGCGTCGTAGCTAAAAGAGAAATTTTAGCAGATCCAAAATTCGGATCAGAAATCCTAGCAAAATTCATCAACATCGTAATGGTAGACGGTAAAAAATCTACTTCTGAAGCGATTGTATATGGTGCGCTAGAAACTATCGCTACTAAAAGCGAAGACAAAACACACCTAGAGCTTTTCGAAATCGCTCTAGACAACGTTCGTCCATCGGTTGAGGTTAAATCTCGCCGTGTTGGTGGTTCAACTTACCAAGTGCCAGTAGAAGTTCGTCCTTCTCGTCGTAATGCACTAGCTATGCGTTGGTTAGTTGAAGCAGCACGTAAACGTGGTGAAAAATCAATGGCTGCTCGTCTAGCTGGAGAGCTATTCGACGCTGCTGAAAACAAAGGTTCTGCGGTTAAGAAACGTGAAGACGTTCACCGTATGGCTGACGCGAATAAAGCATTTGCTCACTATCGCTGGTAA
- the pyrI gene encoding aspartate carbamoyltransferase regulatory subunit: MKNIHMQVEAICNGYVIDHIPSGQGVKILRLFSLTNTKQRVTVGFNLPTHNGETKDLIKVENTEITKSQANQLALLAPNATINIIENFKVTDKHALALPKEVENVFPCPNSNCITHGEPVTSSFSIKTIKNNIGLKCKYCEKTFSKEIVTAQT, encoded by the coding sequence ATGAAAAATATTCATATGCAAGTTGAAGCTATCTGTAATGGTTACGTTATCGATCACATTCCATCTGGACAAGGTGTTAAGATATTACGATTGTTTAGTCTTACAAACACGAAACAGCGCGTTACCGTAGGTTTCAATTTACCAACACATAACGGTGAAACGAAAGATTTAATTAAAGTCGAAAATACAGAAATAACAAAATCACAAGCCAATCAATTAGCGTTGCTAGCACCTAATGCAACGATTAATATTATTGAAAATTTCAAAGTGACTGACAAGCATGCATTAGCATTGCCTAAAGAAGTAGAAAACGTTTTCCCATGTCCTAATTCAAATTGTATTACCCATGGTGAACCAGTTACGTCATCATTTTCGATTAAAACAATCAAAAATAATATCGGCCTGAAGTGTAAGTATTGTGAAAAAACATTCTCAAAAGAAATTGTAACGGCACAAACTTAA
- the tusD gene encoding sulfurtransferase complex subunit TusD produces MSQPVTIAVLVTGPAYGSQDALSAYHYVKSAIELGHTIQRVFFYNDGVLNGSTLTSPAADEFDLYNAWLILAREHRFDLDICSGAALRRGVIDQSEAGKAGKSHFNLELPFQLTGLGQLAASIVTADRVIQF; encoded by the coding sequence ATGTCTCAACCTGTCACTATTGCTGTACTTGTTACTGGTCCAGCATATGGTAGCCAAGACGCTTTAAGCGCCTATCATTATGTTAAATCTGCAATTGAATTGGGTCATACAATTCAACGTGTATTTTTTTATAATGACGGGGTGCTTAATGGCTCTACCCTGACATCTCCTGCTGCAGATGAATTTGATCTGTATAATGCTTGGTTAATATTAGCCCGTGAACATCGATTTGATTTAGATATATGCTCGGGTGCTGCGCTAAGGCGTGGTGTTATTGATCAAAGTGAAGCTGGTAAGGCTGGAAAGAGCCACTTTAATCTTGAATTACCATTTCAATTAACGGGACTAGGTCAATTAGCAGCGTCGATTGTTACTGCTGACCGAGTGATCCAGTTTTAA
- a CDS encoding DUF1415 domain-containing protein, with protein sequence MTDNHEIIKLQTLKWVKDIIVKYNICPFAKKELERKTIHCAVFDSTDLTELLEQINAEFIRLDTNDDIATTLVVIPKLSHKFDDFLDLIDYANDLLEMQDYEGIYQLAHMHPKYCFDDTTMLDAANFTNRSPYPMIHIIREDEMAKVLRVFPNPEEIPERNIELLRKKGFQEIKAELEACFNVEGK encoded by the coding sequence ATGACTGATAATCACGAAATCATTAAATTACAAACATTAAAATGGGTGAAAGATATTATTGTTAAATACAATATCTGTCCTTTTGCGAAAAAAGAGTTAGAGCGAAAAACAATTCATTGTGCGGTGTTTGATAGTACTGATTTAACTGAATTATTAGAGCAAATAAATGCAGAGTTCATTCGCCTAGATACGAATGATGATATTGCAACTACGTTAGTTGTGATTCCTAAGTTAAGCCATAAATTTGATGACTTCCTTGATCTTATTGATTATGCAAATGACTTACTCGAAATGCAGGATTATGAGGGCATTTATCAATTAGCACATATGCACCCTAAGTATTGTTTTGACGATACTACGATGTTGGATGCCGCTAATTTTACTAATCGTTCACCTTATCCAATGATTCATATTATTCGAGAAGATGAGATGGCTAAAGTACTAAGAGTATTTCCAAACCCTGAAGAGATCCCTGAGCGTAATATTGAATTATTAAGAAAAAAAGGTTTTCAGGAAATTAAAGCTGAACTAGAAGCGTGTTTTAATGTTGAAGGGAAGTAA
- the fusA gene encoding elongation factor G: MARTTPIELYRNIGICAHVDAGKTTTTERVLFYTGLSHKIGEVHDGAATMDWMEQEQERGITITSAATTTMWKGMDAKFKQHRINIIDTPGHVDFTIEVERSLRVLDGAVVVFCGASGVEPQSETVWRQADKYQVPRVVFVNKMDRTGADFEAVIDQIRNRLGATCVPIQLNIGAEEEFEGVIDLIKMKSISWNEADQGMSFSYGEIPADLLERAEELHEELVDAAAEANDELMDKYLEEGELSEEEIKAGLRQRTLNNEIVLATCGSAFKNKGVQAVLDAVVEFLPSPTEVKDINGIDENENEVTCPSSDDAPFAALAFKIATDPFVGTLTFMRVYSGVVNTGDSVYNSVKQKRERLGRIVQMHANDRQELKEIRAGDIAAAIGLKDVTTGDTLCDNNHRVILERMEFPEPVIQIAVEPKTVADQDKMAIALSKLAAEDPSFRVETDEESAQTLISGMGELHLDIIVDRMRREFNVECNVGKPQVAYRESIRDSVEAEGKFIRELGGKGQYGHVLLKLEPLEAGAGFEFVDAIVDGEVPREFIPAVEKGCKEQMDQGVLAGYPIMDVRVTLHGGSFHDVDSNEMAFKVAASFGCRQGALDANPALLEPMMKVEITTPEEWMGDVVGDVSRRRGMIEGMDDGHSGLKIIHAKVPLSAMFGYATALRSATQGRASYSMEFLEYNEAPKNIADAIIEAK, translated from the coding sequence GTGGCACGTACAACTCCGATCGAGCTCTACCGTAATATTGGTATTTGTGCTCACGTTGATGCGGGTAAAACTACAACTACAGAACGTGTTTTATTCTATACTGGTCTTTCACATAAGATTGGTGAAGTTCATGATGGCGCAGCCACTATGGATTGGATGGAACAGGAGCAGGAGCGTGGTATTACCATTACTTCTGCAGCGACAACAACAATGTGGAAAGGTATGGATGCTAAATTTAAACAGCATCGTATCAATATCATTGATACTCCGGGACACGTTGACTTCACTATTGAAGTAGAGCGTTCTCTACGAGTTCTTGATGGCGCAGTTGTCGTATTTTGTGGTGCATCAGGTGTTGAACCACAATCTGAAACGGTTTGGCGTCAAGCTGATAAATATCAAGTACCACGTGTTGTATTCGTTAATAAGATGGATCGCACAGGTGCGGATTTTGAAGCTGTAATTGACCAAATTCGTAATCGTTTGGGCGCAACTTGTGTTCCAATCCAGTTAAATATTGGTGCGGAAGAAGAGTTTGAAGGCGTAATTGATTTAATTAAGATGAAATCAATTAGCTGGAATGAAGCAGATCAAGGTATGTCATTTAGTTATGGCGAAATTCCTGCTGATCTACTTGAGCGTGCAGAAGAACTACATGAAGAATTGGTTGATGCTGCCGCCGAAGCTAACGATGAGCTTATGGATAAATACCTTGAAGAAGGTGAGTTATCTGAAGAAGAAATTAAAGCTGGTTTACGTCAACGCACGCTGAACAACGAGATCGTACTAGCGACTTGTGGTTCTGCCTTTAAAAATAAAGGTGTACAAGCGGTACTTGACGCAGTGGTTGAATTTCTTCCTAGCCCAACGGAAGTGAAAGATATCAATGGTATTGATGAGAACGAGAACGAAGTTACTTGTCCATCAAGTGACGATGCTCCGTTTGCTGCATTAGCCTTTAAGATTGCCACTGACCCATTTGTTGGTACGCTCACATTTATGCGAGTATACTCAGGTGTAGTCAATACTGGCGATAGCGTTTATAATTCTGTTAAGCAGAAGCGTGAACGTTTAGGTCGAATTGTGCAAATGCATGCGAATGATCGTCAAGAATTGAAAGAGATACGTGCAGGCGATATCGCTGCAGCAATTGGTCTTAAGGATGTCACTACTGGTGATACACTTTGTGATAATAATCATAGAGTAATCCTTGAGCGTATGGAATTTCCGGAACCGGTTATCCAGATTGCTGTAGAACCTAAAACAGTAGCCGATCAAGATAAGATGGCTATCGCGCTAAGTAAATTAGCTGCTGAAGATCCATCGTTCCGTGTTGAAACTGACGAAGAGTCAGCGCAAACACTGATATCTGGTATGGGTGAACTTCACCTGGATATTATTGTCGATCGTATGCGTCGTGAGTTTAACGTTGAATGCAACGTTGGTAAGCCTCAAGTTGCATATCGTGAATCAATTCGTGATTCAGTTGAAGCAGAAGGTAAATTCATTCGCGAGTTAGGCGGAAAAGGTCAATATGGCCATGTTCTGCTGAAACTGGAGCCGCTTGAAGCGGGTGCTGGTTTTGAATTTGTGGATGCTATTGTTGACGGTGAAGTTCCTCGTGAATTCATCCCAGCGGTAGAAAAAGGTTGTAAAGAACAGATGGATCAAGGTGTGTTAGCAGGATATCCTATCATGGATGTTCGTGTTACACTCCACGGTGGTTCATTCCACGACGTTGATTCCAATGAAATGGCATTCAAAGTCGCGGCGTCATTTGGTTGCAGACAGGGCGCATTGGATGCGAATCCAGCCTTGCTTGAACCAATGATGAAAGTTGAAATAACCACTCCAGAGGAGTGGATGGGTGATGTTGTTGGTGACGTAAGCCGTCGTCGCGGCATGATCGAAGGTATGGATGATGGCCACTCAGGTCTTAAAATTATTCATGCTAAGGTTCCTTTGTCTGCAATGTTCGGTTATGCAACTGCACTCCGTTCAGCTACACAGGGCCGCGCTTCGTATTCAATGGAATTCCTTGAATACAATGAAGCACCTAAAAACATCGCTGACGCAATTATTGAAGCGAAATAA
- the tuf gene encoding elongation factor Tu produces the protein MSKEKFVRSNTHVNVGTIGHVDHGKTTLTAAITNVLAKVYGGEAKDFAAIDNAPEERERGITINTSHVEYDTPNRHYAHVDCPGHADYVKNMITGAAQMDGAILVVASTDGPMPQTREHILLSRQVGVPYIIVFMNKCDMVDDEELLELVEMEVRELLSEYDFPGDDLPVIQGSALKALEGEKEWEDKIIELAEALDSYIPDPERAIDMPFIMPIEDVFSISGRGTVVTGRVEQGIVNVGDSVEIVGIRETVTTTCTGVEMFRKLLDEGRAGENIGALLRGTKREDVERGQVLAKPGSITPHTKFESEVYVLSKEEGGRHTPFFKGYRPQFYFRTTDITGAVELPEGVEMVMPGDNLKFVVELINPIAMEEGLRFAIREGGRTVGAGVVSKVIA, from the coding sequence GTGTCTAAAGAAAAATTTGTACGTAGTAATACCCACGTAAACGTAGGTACAATTGGTCACGTTGACCATGGTAAAACAACTCTAACAGCAGCAATCACAAACGTACTTGCAAAAGTATACGGTGGTGAAGCTAAAGATTTCGCAGCAATCGATAACGCTCCTGAAGAAAGAGAACGTGGTATCACGATCAACACTTCACACGTTGAATACGATACGCCTAACCGTCACTACGCACACGTAGATTGCCCAGGACACGCGGATTATGTTAAAAACATGATCACTGGTGCTGCTCAAATGGACGGCGCAATCCTAGTTGTTGCTTCTACTGATGGCCCTATGCCACAAACACGTGAGCACATCCTACTTTCTCGTCAGGTTGGCGTTCCTTACATCATCGTATTCATGAACAAATGTGATATGGTTGATGATGAAGAACTACTTGAACTAGTAGAAATGGAAGTTCGTGAACTTCTTTCTGAATATGACTTCCCAGGTGATGACCTACCAGTTATCCAAGGTTCTGCTCTTAAAGCTCTTGAAGGCGAAAAAGAGTGGGAAGACAAGATCATTGAACTAGCTGAAGCGCTAGATTCATACATCCCTGATCCAGAACGTGCTATCGATATGCCTTTCATTATGCCTATCGAAGACGTGTTCTCAATCTCTGGCCGTGGTACTGTTGTAACTGGTCGTGTTGAGCAAGGTATCGTTAACGTTGGTGATTCAGTAGAAATCGTTGGTATCCGCGAAACTGTTACTACTACATGTACTGGTGTTGAAATGTTCCGTAAACTGCTTGACGAAGGTCGTGCTGGTGAGAACATTGGTGCACTTCTACGTGGTACTAAACGTGAAGACGTTGAACGTGGTCAAGTACTAGCTAAGCCTGGTTCAATCACTCCACATACTAAGTTTGAATCTGAAGTATACGTACTTTCTAAAGAAGAGGGTGGTCGTCACACTCCTTTCTTTAAAGGTTACCGTCCACAGTTCTACTTCCGTACAACTGACATCACTGGTGCTGTAGAGCTTCCAGAAGGTGTTGAAATGGTTATGCCTGGTGACAACCTTAAGTTTGTTGTTGAGCTAATCAACCCAATCGCGATGGAAGAAGGTCTACGCTTCGCTATCCGTGAAGGTGGCCGTACAGTTGGTGCTGGTGTTGTTTCTAAAGTAATCGCTTAA
- a CDS encoding YfcC family protein, which translates to MTTSQVTNTDKSNFFANLKFPSAYTILFALIAVVALMTWIVPAGQYDRVMNDDIGKEVPITGTYHAVENNPQGFVDVVLAPIDGFYDHNTYAAAAIDVSLFILIIGGFLGLVTKTGAIDAGIERVTTRLNGREELMIPILMALFAAGGTIYGMAEESLPFYSLIVPVMLAARFDSVVGAATVLLGAGIGVIGSTINPFATVIASNTAGIPFTDGMFLRIATLAIGWLICVIYVMRYAKKIKADPSKSIMFDKHQEHMDHFLGNKSDEKLEFTTTRKLILSIFVASFAIMIYGVAVAGWWMAEISGLFLVSAIITGLVARMSEEELTSSFIDGARDLLGVALIVGIARGIVVIMDRGMITDTILNSAEIAISGLSGIVFINVMYWIEVLLSFLVPSTSGLAVLTMPIMSPLADFASVSRDLVVTAFQSASGIVNLITPTSAVVMGGLAIAKVPYVRWLKWVAPLIATLTILVMAMLSIGVILS; encoded by the coding sequence ATGACAACTTCACAGGTAACTAATACGGATAAAAGTAATTTTTTTGCTAATTTAAAATTCCCTTCAGCCTACACCATCTTATTTGCACTTATTGCTGTTGTAGCCTTAATGACTTGGATCGTACCAGCAGGCCAATACGATCGAGTAATGAATGATGACATCGGTAAAGAAGTACCAATAACAGGTACATACCACGCTGTTGAAAATAACCCTCAAGGTTTTGTTGATGTAGTTCTCGCTCCTATCGATGGCTTTTATGATCACAATACCTATGCTGCAGCGGCAATTGATGTTTCCCTTTTCATTCTTATTATTGGTGGCTTTCTTGGGCTTGTAACAAAAACGGGCGCAATTGATGCGGGTATTGAGCGTGTAACGACTCGCTTAAATGGTCGGGAAGAATTGATGATCCCAATTCTAATGGCGCTTTTTGCTGCTGGCGGTACTATTTACGGTATGGCAGAAGAGTCATTACCATTTTATTCACTCATCGTCCCCGTCATGCTTGCAGCTCGCTTTGATTCAGTGGTAGGCGCAGCAACCGTACTATTAGGCGCTGGTATTGGTGTAATCGGTTCGACCATTAACCCATTTGCAACAGTGATTGCATCTAATACTGCTGGTATCCCGTTTACTGATGGCATGTTCTTACGTATCGCGACCTTAGCTATCGGTTGGTTAATCTGCGTAATCTACGTAATGCGTTACGCTAAGAAAATCAAAGCGGACCCGTCAAAATCGATTATGTTTGATAAACATCAAGAGCATATGGATCATTTCTTAGGAAATAAATCAGATGAGAAATTAGAATTTACAACAACGCGTAAACTCATCCTCTCTATCTTCGTCGCTTCTTTTGCAATCATGATTTATGGTGTTGCAGTAGCAGGTTGGTGGATGGCTGAAATTTCAGGTCTATTCTTAGTATCAGCCATTATCACAGGCCTCGTCGCTAGAATGAGTGAAGAAGAACTAACATCAAGTTTCATTGATGGAGCTCGCGATCTACTTGGCGTTGCACTTATTGTTGGTATTGCTCGTGGTATTGTCGTGATCATGGACCGAGGTATGATCACTGATACTATTCTCAACTCAGCTGAAATAGCGATCTCTGGTTTATCTGGTATTGTCTTTATCAATGTCATGTATTGGATTGAAGTATTACTTTCATTCTTAGTGCCATCGACATCTGGATTAGCTGTTTTAACTATGCCTATTATGTCTCCATTAGCTGATTTTGCTTCTGTTAGTCGAGATTTAGTTGTAACAGCATTCCAATCTGCTTCAGGTATTGTGAACTTAATAACCCCAACTTCAGCAGTGGTTATGGGTGGTCTTGCGATTGCCAAAGTACCTTATGTTCGTTGGTTAAAATGGGTAGCACCACTCATCGCAACACTCACTATTTTAGTGATGGCGATGCTCAGTATTGGCGTCATCCTATCTTAA
- the tusB gene encoding sulfurtransferase complex subunit TusB — protein MLHIFKSSPFSRNTFIDSLAYLDDGDVVLFIQDAVVITASHHKYAKILQDLMPKVTFYTLTEDLDARGLKSILGQQVSYPEFVNLTVSNSQIQTWN, from the coding sequence ATGCTTCATATTTTTAAATCGTCACCTTTCTCACGCAATACGTTTATTGATAGTTTAGCCTATCTTGATGATGGTGATGTGGTGCTCTTTATTCAAGATGCCGTCGTGATTACAGCATCACACCATAAATATGCTAAAATACTTCAAGATTTAATGCCAAAAGTGACATTTTATACTTTAACAGAAGATCTCGATGCAAGAGGGTTAAAATCTATTTTAGGTCAGCAGGTTAGCTATCCTGAATTTGTTAACCTTACTGTGTCGAATTCACAAATTCAGACTTGGAACTAA
- a CDS encoding RidA family protein, giving the protein MSKKIISTTNAPAAIGPYSQANQLGNMVFTSGQIPLVPETMEIVEGGVKEQAELVMENLMAVLKAANASADTVIKTTCFLSDMNDFVTFNEVYARYFPENAPARSCVEVARLPKDVLVEVEAIAYTL; this is encoded by the coding sequence ATGAGTAAAAAAATCATTTCTACAACGAATGCACCTGCTGCAATTGGTCCATACTCACAAGCTAATCAACTTGGAAATATGGTTTTTACTTCAGGACAGATCCCATTAGTACCTGAAACGATGGAAATTGTTGAGGGCGGCGTTAAAGAGCAAGCCGAACTTGTAATGGAAAATTTGATGGCTGTACTTAAAGCGGCAAATGCTAGCGCTGATACAGTAATCAAAACGACATGTTTTTTAAGTGATATGAATGACTTTGTTACTTTCAATGAAGTATACGCACGTTATTTCCCAGAAAATGCGCCAGCACGTTCTTGTGTTGAAGTTGCTCGTTTACCGAAAGACGTGTTAGTTGAAGTTGAAGCAATCGCTTATACTCTTTAA
- the rpsL gene encoding 30S ribosomal protein S12, protein MATTNQLVRKPRVRNVTKTNVPALEACPQRRGVCTRVYTTTPKKPNSALRKVARVRLTNGYEVTSYIGGEGHNLQEHSVILIRGGRVKDLPGVRYHTVRGALDTAGVSDRRKGRSKYGAKRPKN, encoded by the coding sequence ATGGCAACTACTAACCAATTAGTACGCAAGCCTCGCGTAAGAAACGTTACAAAAACTAACGTTCCTGCTCTAGAAGCTTGTCCACAACGTCGTGGTGTTTGTACTCGCGTATACACTACTACTCCTAAAAAACCTAACTCGGCTCTACGTAAAGTAGCTCGTGTTCGTCTAACTAACGGTTATGAAGTTACTTCATACATCGGTGGTGAAGGCCATAACCTTCAAGAGCATAGCGTGATCTTAATCCGCGGTGGTCGTGTTAAAGATTTACCGGGTGTTCGTTACCATACAGTTCGTGGTGCGTTAGATACAGCTGGTGTTAGCGACCGTCGTAAAGGTCGTTCTAAATACGGTGCTAAACGCCCTAAAAATTAA